TGGTACTCGTCAGTTCAGTATCACCTTGTTCAGTGATTATTTAAGTACTGAGCCACAAGTGCTGATCGTGAGTATTGAAAATGATGACGTCAAAGTGATTGAGCCTCCAATTGTCGTGCCTCCTAAAAAGGAAGAATCGTCAGGTGGGACCTTGTATTGGTTCATTGTCATGCTAATGGCATGTGCTATTAAACGTCGTTACTAAGTATTAAAAAACAGCCCACGCATTCGGTGGGCTGTTTTTTTATCTTTAAGGCAGTGTCTTATTAATAAGAGAACCTTTTACGCAAAAATGGCCACTGTTTGACGTGAGAGTGCCACTAGTTGCCCTGCTTCACTCCAAATTTTAGCATCTTCAATCGCATACCCATCTGAACTATGGTGAGTAATTGCTTCAAAACCTAACCACTGTGTGCGCTCCAATTGCGGCTCACTTAAAAACTCAATATACCAAGACATTGAACTTGCGGGGGCGGCTTGTTTGAACATTTGCAGCATAGTGGGTGGCCATGCATCGGTTAATGCCAACACGTGAGCGACACTGAACTGGGTTGGTGGTATTTTAAATTTCATCCACCCACCTAAGTGTGAGGTGTCAGCGCCGGTAAAAGGCATGGCCCCTTGCTGAGGGCTGAGATCAATATGCTGAAAAAACTCCGGACTCACGCCAGAGTGATAAGGGATCACAAACGAAGGGTCGACAGGGCGTAAGTCACATTGCTGATTATTTTCAACCGAAAGATCAGACGGACGGTGTTTGGCAAAACAAATTTGTGCCATGACACACGTTTGCGACTGCTGAATAGCACGGGCCAATATTTGGCAGCTACTTTTTCCTTGTCTGAGCACTTCTATCTCAATGTGAAAGTCGGTGTCTGCTAATAAAGGCCCGATAAAGTTGGTGCTCATAGATAACAAACGAAACTCATGACTGACTTTGCGCTGCGCGGCGGCTAACAACATGGCAGCGGAGATCCCACCAAATGCCGTTCGGCCTTGGCACCAGCTAGTTGGAAACGTAAGGGGAGTGGCAGAGTCAGTAGCAGTTTGCGCTAATAATTGATCAAAATTCATAGCTAACGATCTTCAAAATTAATATAAGAAGGCATTTTATAACACAAAGACTTATGGTCAGACCACTTTGAGTGGTGTATTTTTACTCGTTTGAGCTTTTCATTGCTGTAAAAATACACGAAAAAGACTGTTTTGATAAAAAACACCACTTTTTTAAAAAAAATTTAGTTTCTTCTATTGAATTCAACTCCAGCCACCCCTATTAACTAGTCAACAACCGAATTAACAAAGTTTTTAGATGTAGGAGAAGATTCATGGGTAAAATTATTGGAATCGATTTAGGTACGACGAACTCGTGTGTATCAGTATTAGAAGGTGGTAAGCCACGCGTAATCGAAAATGCGGAAGGCGATCGTACCACTCCTTCAATCATCGCTTATACAGCTGATGGTGAAACATTAGTAGGTCAACCGGCAAAGCGCCAAGCAGTGACCAACCCTCAAAACACATTATTCGCAATCAAGCGTTTAATTGGTCGTCGTTTTGAAGATGAAGAAGTACAACGTGATATCGGTATTATGCCGTTTAAAATCGTTAAAGCTGATAATGGCGATGCATGGGTAGAAGCTCGTGGTGAAAAACGCGCAGCTCCTCAAATTTCAGCTGAAGTGCTGAAAAAAATGAAGAAAACAGCAGAAGACTACTTAGGTGAGCCTGTGACTGAAGCGGTCATCACAGTACCTGCTTATTTTAACGATTCACAACGTCAAGCAACGAAAGATGCTGGCCGTATTGCGGGTCTTGAAGTAAAACGTATCATCAATGAGCCAACAGCCGCTGCACTTGCATACGGTATTGAGCGTAAGCAAGGTGACAATGTTGTTGCTGTTTACGACTTAGGTGGTGGTACATTTGATATCTCAATCATTGAAATTGATGATGTTGAAGGCGAGCAAACATTTGAAGTACTTGCAACTAATGGTGACACGCATTTAGGTGGTGAAGATTTCGATAACCGCGTTATCAATTACTTAGTTAGTGAGTTCAAAAAAGACCAAGGTATCGATTTAAAAACAGATCCTTTAGCCATGCAACGTGTAAAAGAAGCGGCAGAAAAAGCGAAGATTGAATTATCTTCAGCGCAATCGACCGAAGTAAACTTACCGTACGTGACTGCTG
This Pseudoalteromonas ulvae UL12 DNA region includes the following protein-coding sequences:
- a CDS encoding thioesterase family protein, encoding MNFDQLLAQTATDSATPLTFPTSWCQGRTAFGGISAAMLLAAAQRKVSHEFRLLSMSTNFIGPLLADTDFHIEIEVLRQGKSSCQILARAIQQSQTCVMAQICFAKHRPSDLSVENNQQCDLRPVDPSFVIPYHSGVSPEFFQHIDLSPQQGAMPFTGADTSHLGGWMKFKIPPTQFSVAHVLALTDAWPPTMLQMFKQAAPASSMSWYIEFLSEPQLERTQWLGFEAITHHSSDGYAIEDAKIWSEAGQLVALSRQTVAIFA